From the genome of Medicago truncatula cultivar Jemalong A17 chromosome 2, MtrunA17r5.0-ANR, whole genome shotgun sequence:
GAGACAACGTCAACATGAGGGATAAGTAGTGGTGTCACCAAAAAGCAAGCTTCAAATCTTCAATGGTGGTGCAAAAGATTCAAAACACTAACATAAACATCTGCTGACATGGTTCATTATCATAGTGCCACGTGTAAACAACTTCAATGACAAGAAATATACCTTCTCAAACATCCTCAAAATTTGATCACAGAAAAAAACACATGAAATTGTCCCATTCATAAATTAAACACACTTTACAAAACCCTatcctttttcttatttccttCAACACCCACCAACCCTTATTCTCAGATTCTCAAACACACCCGCTTTTTCAACTATTTAAGATTTCAGATCGGTGCTTGATTTCAATTCAATTGACCTAatttcaacttttaattttttgtttgctctcaaaaaattcttttttttttttttttttttgtgttgggAAATTGCAGGTCTTTATTTGATCCTTGAATTGAATTTTCAAGGTGATTTTGTGGGGGGTGTGATCAGCAATCTTCTGATGTTTGATTTCCAATCATCATCTACACctccttttttttattcaatttcccATATTTTTTCCCCTTCTGATGTGTTCTTCATATGCTGCTTCAATTGTTTGAGATTTCgtctcaaaatttgattttttttttatctgtaacacacaactgtgaggtcccgggttcAAACCTGAGGTGTCCCGCCTAGCAATATCGGCgttgtcagttgagctaggcGGACCAAAATTTGATACTTTGTCCCAAAGGGTTGTTTCTGGTTGTGTGAAAAATCTATCCACACCttctttcaatcacattttGTTATCTTTggtgagagaaaaaaatttcaGCTTCAAATTTCAAGTATGGGAGATCATTATAGAGCTGTTTCTTTTGAGGAGTTACCTTCACATTTGATATTGGAAATTCTGTGCTCAGGGAAGCTCAGTGCAATGGACCTTGTTTCTTTGGAATTTACTTCAAAAACTTTTGGTGCTAGAAATGGCATATACCCTTTAAAGTTTAAGTCATTGGTAGACTTTGCTGCATTTCAGTTGTGTGATTCTCATGCCATCTTTTCCCAGATGGTTTTGAATTCTCAGAATGAGTTGTATGACCGATGTGGCGGAAATTGGAAGCGAGTTTTGAGGTTCTTGCAGTCTTTGGAACAATCATCTGATATGGTTGAGACATCATTAGGAAATGTACTATTTATTTCACTATACAAACCATTGTGTTTTATTGTTATGTTTGTTTCCTATCGAATTATGAGTTGCCGTTTTTTCcgtttttattttgtattaagTTTCTTAACATTGGtgatgttttatgtttttcacTTTGCTTTTCAACTCCAAGATGTTTAATGTTTCACTTTGCTCTATGTCACCATTGTACATTTATAATAAGTGATGTAATAATGCATTTGTGCAATAATGAAAACAgctaaaagaaaaggaaatggatttggaatattaaatgttGTATAATGATTGTTTTAGAAATTTCATAATTTGAATAATTCTTCAATACTATTTTTTCTTGTGTCTACGTACACGTGTCGGCACGACACTGACACTGACACGTTGCCATCGGAAGTGTGAGTGCATCATAGATTTTTTCTTGCTTGTCTGTACTAGTCTTATTGTTCTTTTATAAGAAGAGTTGTGGAGTTGGAACTTATGATGAATGACATTTAATTGGCAGATGCAAATTACAACAGGAAAGTATCACACCTTGGCAATCAGAAACTCCTCGGTCTATTCTTGTGGTTCTAGTTTGTGTGGTGTACTTGGTCAAGGGTCTGAAACAACACAGCGTACAGCGTTTACCCGAATTAATTTCCCACCTTTGGCGCGTGTGGCACATGTTTCGGCCTCATATAACCATGCAGCTTTCGTTATGGAATCTGGAGAGGTTTGCAAATGCTTAACCTTTATTCAATTAGTTATGACTCATTAGCATGCCATTAATCCGGAATAAATTACTATGCATGTTTCATTATTGCTTTATGTTCTTGGAATTGAAACCAATGGTTTTAGATCGTAAAATGATTAAATTGTTTCCGTCGAGCAATTTTCAGGTATTCACATGTGGAGATAATTCATCTTTTTGTTGTGGTCATAAAGATACAAATCGACCAATTTTCAGGCCACGTCTTGTTGAATCCTTAAAGGGGATTCCTTGCAAGCAGGTAAAAACAGAATACCAATTACTTTGCTTCTATTATTTTTACTCTGTTCTCTTTTGATCTTGGTCcgatatatttttaaattagctATCAAGTCTTTTCATGAAGTCTGCAATAAAATGCATTTTGTAGTTCAAATCATAGTCACATGATTTCCTGAAGTATATAGGGAACTGCTAAATGGTTTGCATGAACCAATTTGCGATGATTTTGCGAATTGATTTGTCAAAATTCCCAATGAATTCGTAAAAAGCCACAAACCTAAAAGACGGAAGAGTAAACATTTTGGAGAACAGGGTAGTGGTGGCCACAAGAAGGTTAGGGGTTTTCGCGTGGGAGAGAAAGAGGAGTTAGCAAAGTAGAGAATGCTATTTAATGTAATGAATGTTAATTTATAATAGAGCTTGATGTTTCTCTGATAACCAAGATTCTGGAACGTAAGTTTTTAAATGAATGCTAAAAATGAATAACTTGTAATAAAAAATGTGGCAGACAACTGAAATAACAAATActagttaattttgaaaatagtgaaatattttctaaattaaaaagcTAATCAATCTATTaactaattattatatttaagatttaagatgtgaatttgtcaaaaaaaaaaatttaagatgtGAAATTCTCTGATGTTATGTCTTTAATCCTATGATAGCGTACCAATAACGTACCGGCTATGCATGCCTCCATGTATCCAATACTTTGAGGCTTCCCTGTTCTCGTACCATGTACTGAAGATAATTGCGAACCTGGTGACTGTGGTTCCAATTTCTTACTAAGGTATTTGAGGAGTGTCACGAATATCAAGACCTAACTCAAccctacaaaaccggcttgtacggtgaggagtgcctcctctttataaactcttctcaagaatcctatctatccgatgtgggactaaatcccctCGAGTGTTGGCCACTAACAAGGAGGTTCTTATCCCTTTCATAAAGGTGGTTCGTCATCGCCTATTCTATGTTAATTGTTCTAACTAGGGTGGACCCTCTCGCATAAGGTCCATTTATGGATCATTGGTACTAGTCATCGGGTATATCAGTATTTTAGTAAACGATTTAGATTTTTAATCGGGTACCTCAATTTTGAGaagttccaaaaattgttgTTCCTTTTGTTTCCGTTGAAGCCATCATTCTAGAGTTGAGGCACCGGTTAGTTGAAAGGAAATACCAAGCATATTAGGGTTCTGAGAATTGGAGATGGTGCTGGGGCACAGAGCAACAGGCTAGCAATAAAGATAAAGTGGTTCACCTCGTTGTGACATGACATCTAGGGTATAGAACTTACACGACGGCGAGAGGGGTAAGTATCGATTGGTGCTTGGAGTAACAGTCCATTGAAGTAAGGAGGATACAATGTAAAGGAGGAAAATGAAGTTCAAGAACTGATAACGGCTTccccttcttttcttttttttgaaacaacaaattttatttaacagcCAGATCTCTGCTCAAGACGAACAGAGACTGGTGAAACTAAGGATACAAACAAAAGGCGCCATATATAGGCGGAAGCGGAACACTTGAAAATAAACACCCTAAAAACACCCCTGAAAACAGACCCCTTCACAAAAGCAACCACTGTTAAAACGATATCCAGACCCCTTCCCCTTCTTGTTATTGTGATAGTTTTGTTTTCTATTCAGTTTTTATTTGAATAGAGATTGGTGAAAATGATTCGGGAGTTAATCCTTCATTTTGCAAGGATTCCACATGGATATGGATTGTTGGTAGAAGTGTGATGAAAAAACATGCGCCTTCCACATATTTAATTAGTGGTTCTTCCCGGTCAGCATTTTATGTCAGTTTTCCTAAcgtgtgcaatattgcacacgATAAGGATAATTAATCACTCACTTCTTTCCTTGTTAATTATTCACTTTCAATGATTTATAACGTGTGCAATGTTGTACACCTTAGAAAAACCGTTTTAAGGTAATATAAATCTAAATTCTAACTGGATGACTAATCTCGCTTTAGTCTAAATATCCTGACAAGTGTTGTAGTTTTGTCGTATATTTGAAACATCACATGTTGTTCCAAGTTACACAATAACAAATCTCGAGTCTAAACAACCGTCCGTATGTTTCACCAGTTTTCTGTGATGCATGTGCTCAGTATTATCCATGAAGGCATTAAACTCCTCAATTCTCAAAATTTTAAGCTAATTTATACTTCTAGTCCTTCAAGttaattttaggtttcactttggtcccttgaatttttttcgttccattttggtccctttaaGTTACTAATGTTAGACACGTTGGTCCTTTTCTATCAGTTTTCTATCTGAGTTCATCAAATGTTCTGTACATGGCATtacgttgttgttgtttaggTGTCTAACTCAACAAGAAGAAGTGAAAGGAATATAGGAAACATTTGACGGATTTTTAACAGAAAACTGACACAAGAACATTTGTAAATTAAGAGACTAAAATGCAACGAAAAAAACTTAACCGACCAAAGTGTCTAAATTTTGTAATTCAAGGGACCAAAGtcgagcaaaaaaaaaataagggaccaaagtcgagcaaaaaaaacataagggaccaaagtgaaacATAAATATAACTTAAGGGATCTAAAGTgtaattcatcttttttttttatttatcaatgaaGCCTGTTGTATAAGGTTTTCTCAAAAAGATATGAAATAACATGAATGTCTCTCAGGTTTCAGCAGGGCTAAACTTCACAGTCTTCCTCACCAGACAAGGTCATGTTTATACATGCGGAAGCAACTCGCATGGCCAACTTGGCCACAGTGACACTCAGGACAGACCAAGCCCCAAAAAGATTGAAGTCCTTGGTAGTATAGGCCGTATTGTTCAAGTTGCTGCTGGACCAAACTATATCTTATCTGTAACAGAAGGTGGATCAGTATACTCCTTTGGATCAGGTTCTAATTTCTGTCTTGGCCATGGTGAACAACATGACGAGTTACTGCCACGCTGCATACAGAAATTTAGAAGAAATGGTATTCATGTTGTCCATGTATCTGCTGGGGATGAGCATGCAGCGGCGCTTGATTCAAATGGATTTGTGAGTTTCATTGgacaaaataaattttcaattgtaATTGTCACACTTGATTTGGGCTTTTGATGCACGTCTGAGAATAGTTTTTAAGTTTCTATTATTGATGTTTCAGGTATATACATGGGGCAAGGGATATTGTGGCGCTTTAGGCCATGGAGATGAGATTGAAAAGACAAGACCAGAGTTGTTGTCTAGTCTCAAGAATCACTTAGCCGTTCAGGTATTATATCTAATGGTTTACGATGAATTTTTTGCGTTGTAGGGTCCATCTTTTCATTTGTTGTTTTCACTTTAAGTAATAAAATTGCCACCTTGTTTTCACTTTTATCTATTGACTATTATTAAAACAATGATTTAGCGAGACATTGTAATTTGTTTTCCTGCCAAATaccttttttttaccattactAGTTCTTTCCCACTTCTAAAATCTGTAGAGGAAACATAAAAAGCTGTTTTTAGTATTTTCATGTACAAATCTTTTCATCTAGAAAACAAAGTaaaagcaaatttttttttgtaatcaaAAGTGAAAAGAAGAAATATAAACAGAAAACATTCACTCGAACCAAATAAATTTTCTGAAACTCAAGTCTTTTTCACTATGTAGGCTGTAGCATCGACACTTCAGATTAAAGGTGTGTCCGGTGTTCGAGGTGTCGGACACCAACAATGTACTCTGTACTTTTCATATTATAACTGGTGTTGTCGTGTCTGTGTTATTAGTGTTTCATAGCGTTTTCATCCGATTATTAAGATTTATAATGAGACTGCTCCTTATTATTATTGGTATTTGTAGGTGTGtgcaaaaaagagaaaaacctTTGTGCTAGTTGATTCAGGTTTGGTCTATGGCTTTGGCTCCATGGCATTTGGAAGCCTAGGATTTCCAGATGCCAGAAGACTAACTAATAAAATCTTGAAGCCTAGAATCGTATACACATTAAGAACTCACCATGTTTCTCAAATTAGCACTGGCTTGTACCACACTGTGGTAGTCACTAACCGTGGAAAAATACTCGGCTTTGGAGACAATGAAAGAGCTCAACTTGGTCATGATACATTGAGACATTGCCTTGAGCCTACTGAAATCTTCATAGAAAATTCATCATCTGAAGATGTTGATCTTATGTTATAAAGCTGCATCTGACACATCAAAGAagtcacattttttttagtatgattatatttttacttgtaCAATATCTGATTTCTGATATATGTCACAATATACTTTTATAGTTCTATACAAATAGTGATAGTAACCTGCAAGATTGTGAGGAACCATTTTTCAATAAGTTAagagtttgttttattttgcttAGTAAAGTTTGGTACCATTTTGTCATTAATATCTATGTATTAAGACATTTTTCACTTCTTCACTCATTGTCATTAGTAACATTTCATATGTTTCAATATTTAGTATTTACAATATCTTAATGTCATTTTCCTAATATCTGAAAATGATGGTGCTCCATTTTTATTGACATGTTTCAAACATTTCTACTTGAACTTGTCTTTAGTCCGACTAGAAGTACTGTGGCTCCTACATGTAATTAATAAGATTgccttatttttctttttctgcataaaaatatatgaaatttaatGTATGTAGGGTAAGAGTTatgttttctgttttcttgatATGAATGTTGGGTAAATGTTGCATCAAACCCTTGCTTGCCACACGAATACAGAAAATATTGTGGCTGTTCTTGCTCTATAGTATGGGATAGTATGAAATGACTTATAGTCAATAAATGTATTCAATCATACTGGCAAAAAAAGATCTGTCAGTCTTGCAATTTTCAAAGGAAATGTGTCATGTGTTCTTTGAatgaaacaacaattttttggtcccttttgtaaaaaaaataataataatttggtccctaaaatgttatcatttaaaataaacaaaagggttaaatatgtttttggtccttataaaccaacttttcgtttagtccctttaaaattttccttcaacttttagtccttaaaaaattttccatcttcacttttggtccctcttttaaagtaaattcatatgtagaatttatatttttgaataaaattttgcagaaaaattcataatattataagagcctctcctaaaaaatattagaattttttaacaaaacatgaatttaatatgaatttttacattttttacggttaaaaattcataattaatttatgttttgttaaaaatattctaatcttttttggtaatttttgttacaatattctacacaagtctgtacaatttcattaaaaaaatacaaaaattaatttaaaaatagggactaaaagtagtgattgaaaattttatagagactaaaagttgaaggaaaattttagagggactaaaacgaaaagttggtatatttatagggaccaaaatcatatttaaccctaaaaaaaattataaggaaaTGTGTCGTGTGTTCTTTGTATAAACCACCATTTTTCAGCTTTGTTAGCACCTCATTTCAGTTAAACTCTCTAGTATACACTAAACCATTGAAATGCCATTATTTATCCTACAATTGATGGATGTATTGATAAGGTTGTTTTTGTTGGATGTATGAAAATGTATTTTAAATGGAatggtaaattttttttttggcaaatggATGGAATGGTAAATGTTACTTCATAGTTTAGTTGGAGTTGATAACGATCTTATTTCTCTAACAAAATATGATAACATCTATGAAAATATTGAAAACTTGATCATGGATCCAACTCTTTTTCtaacaaaataacatcaaacacttttttcattttttacgATATCTGATTCTTGATATATGTCGTTATCCTAATATATCTGAAAATGACGGTGCATCACTTTTATTGAcattttcctaacttccctAAATCAACTTGTCTTAGTGCAATTAGTAGTGTGGTTGTCCCATGGTTgccttatttttcttttcatttatttattttaaataaatttcggACAAGAATTGTCTTAAATATTTGCTTAGATTCAGTCAGGGAAATGTAACAACGTTAAATCTTTTGAAGGTAAATTTGGCCACCATTTACATTTCTATCCGATTCGATGGATTAATCTCTACAGTTACATAAAGAAGATATCtgattcaaattaaaaaaaaaagtttgcttCCCACATGAATACATAAAATAGAGGAATGATATGTGAAAAATCAAATTGTACAACCAACAacttatttactatttttaatgatattttgcatGATTTTGATTTCCGTACTCctcacaaaattaaaaattattgcaTTGGTTGTCCAATTTTAAATGTACAAATAACATAGCTCCATAAAATATTGTACCTGTACATACTTTATAGTATACAGAGTGTAAAATGTGTCATCTCTAGTATTAATCTCTGccactagtattttttttttcttcctaaactTAAACTTTTACAAGGAAATGTGTCATGTGTTCTTTATATATGAACCACTACTTTGTTTGTCACTAAAATGTTCGCGTTTGAAACTTCAGCTCAGGGTTAATTTGGCCAgacataaattaatttcaatggCAATGATATATAAAGTTACTAATACATCCAAATCAAAAGTTGGTATAAGAAGTGAATAATCAAACACAACAAAGATCGGATCAAAAAGGTTTGGCCACAAATTTAGATACGAGTTCCTACCATTTTGATTGTAGTTacttttttgtatttgttttgatATGCTATTGTTTAATGTTTATCTTTGTTCACTTGAATTATTAGTGCTTGTTTGGGAAGGATGTTTTTGTCTGAATATAGATTTTAATTGTTCTTTCTTTGTTCATTATgcgttttatttctttttctttgggtTGGATGATGTAATTTGGATtctttttttgtaatgttttgatgtCAATACTTGAtcacaaaatttgaaaattgcgattgttttatgataaaaaatacATCTTATAATATCATAGGTTTAAAAATGCAATTCTTCACTTCTCAACATTTAGTATGCGTGAACTTCACGGCtatactcttttaaaaaaagaagaaggaataATGCCGACGTCTAGAAGGCTGTCACACATTCACGGTAGAGGgggtttgagaaggagagaGTGGAGTAGATGATGAGATTGAAAACAAATGCTTTAATAGTAAGTCGAAGTAAGGACGAATAAAGGGGTTAGCTTTAagtgttttaattcattttagttGGTTTGGTGGTGTTGATATGTGATGTGCTTCTCTTAAGTTTTCAGTTCGATTCTCCCCAATGTCAATTTCGATACGTGagtttgacttaaaaaaaaaaacaaataaaagggAAAGTAAAGAGGGAAAAGAGAGAGTTGAAAGTTGTACTTGTGATCGTGGGACACAATTTAGTATATCCTTAATTCTCCGatgaagtttaattttttaaaattgattttgataaaaaaaaaaaaaaaaatgttactataAAACGATTTATATTTcaatacaacaacaatcaattatGTCACTAAGAAAATCGATAACATTGATCAAACAACACCATAATATTAGATTAtgtcatatatcatatatctaTCCAGCACCATAACTCTTCACGTTTGGATAtatttattccttcaaaaaaaaaaatgtttgaatatattaataaaaaaaatgtttttatcaaCTCATATTTAGATAGTGTGATGGAGCCAACCATAGTAAATTTGTTGTGAAAACCACGTTTGACCAACCCAAAAATGTTTTTATGGGAAGCTTCAAAAGTTACCTtggtttaaaaataattgtttaaagaACTTGAAAATGCCATTAGGACTACCACCTTCAACGCTGTTTCAGAATTTACCATTGTTTTGAAACTTAGGTGGTATAGTCTGTctcaattttcttaataattttcagtcaacgaaaaaaaaaacaactcgtaCAACTTGCTTAATTAGTTGTTatcaaagcaaaaaaataaagtagctTTCTTCATGTCCTGTTACAGTTAGAACCAATGAACCTTCCTATCAACAGCCGTAAAATTTTGAATTCACACCATACAGTGTTCATCTAACAATCATTTTATAGACCAAGTCTCTGAAAGATTTAATCATTATACATTGAAGGCCTCCAATGAGAACATATATTCCCTGCATATTAGTCTAGTTGCTTTCTTACAATGTATCAAATCTCATTTGAATTTGTTAACataaacacaattttcaaagaaaacattTGAGGGACAAGAACAACGATACatgataaaacaaaacaaagaactTTATTCATGACAGAAATGTATCAAaggaaaatttcttaaaattgaAGTTCACAATCATAAAGCAAAAACAAAGATCCGGCCTCATCAGCCACCCTGCAGTTATTCATAACAGAAAGACCACATTCATAGGCCAACAAGTTTCATGCTTCCATATGAACATCCAAAGCAAAAAGGTTGTCACATTTACACTAACATCTAAATAACTTCTAAACGCTCTTTGAACACCTTCAAGATATTAGAAAAAGTAACAATGCCAACTAAGCTCCAATCATCCTCAATAACCCACAAGTAATTCACTCTATTAGCAATTGCTTGCATCATCACAGCAATCAAAGAGCTCTTGGGATGACAAACTATAGCCTCTGCCTTCCTCACATATTTGGCCGAGTAGCTTGATGACCTTGCATACTTTCCCGACCTTGTCAAACTCCTCCCTGGACTCTCCTCATCAGAGGAAGAGGAGGATGACATATCACCTGTCAAGGAAGTCATAAGTGTAAACTCTTGCAGCAGTTTTTCCAAATTCTTCTCCTTCAACCTTGCCTTTACAACCCTGACTAGATCCTCAGGGGGGCGACCACAGTCAATGTAGGCCATCAAGCCCCCTGCGGACAAAGTTGTGATGGCGGCCGCAACCGTCTCATCACAACATGCAAGTGTGAAGGGTGATATCTCACCGATGAATGTCCCATCACCGTCGACAATTGCGACAGAAGTTTGTTGTGTGAGGGACTTTGAGATGGCTTCAACAGCAGAAGATGCCGGGGAAGAGTAATCAATGGAGAGCACATCCGAGCTGATAATATTGAGACGATCGATGGATTGTGCAGGGAGTGCACTGAAGCGGCCAATGGAACCAAGCAAGAACCTGATCACATCCTCTTGTGTTAACCAGCAGAACTCAACACCATTGTGGCTGTTGATTGTTAATGACTTCTGCTGCAGTTTTCTCCTTGAAAGGCCACCTTTTTTTGTCTGCGAAATTGGCACCACAAGATTTTGTGCCCCCTCAAGTATGAGATCAATGGCATCCAATAAGCtgtaacatcaaattaacaagaGACGTTAATTAACTAAAATTCTTAATCTTGATCAagttaaaacaaacacatttaAACAGAATTTCAAGCTTCAACATGAAACTACATATATATAATCACCCTCCCCTTTCCATGTCCATCAAATCAATTCCACACTTCAAAACTTACCcccaaaaaaatacaatttcaaGTTTCATCTAGAAACTTCTGATctgagtaaaaaaaaagtacctaGTAACTTTTGATAcatatccctttttttttttcttcttattttatgGATTTTCATATATCTATGACTCTAAACTGTGTCTCTTAAGAGTTTCGCTATattctcaaaattcaaaactctTACTCAAAATCAAGGGCTCCATTCTCTCTTTTTCCATGTAAATCAAACACATTATAAAATCCCCTAAAACTACAACAATAT
Proteins encoded in this window:
- the LOC25487365 gene encoding probable E3 ubiquitin-protein ligase HERC4, producing MGDHYRAVSFEELPSHLILEILCSGKLSAMDLVSLEFTSKTFGARNGIYPLKFKSLVDFAAFQLCDSHAIFSQMVLNSQNELYDRCGGNWKRVLRFLQSLEQSSDMVETSLGNMQITTGKYHTLAIRNSSVYSCGSSLCGVLGQGSETTQRTAFTRINFPPLARVAHVSASYNHAAFVMESGEVFTCGDNSSFCCGHKDTNRPIFRPRLVESLKGIPCKQVSAGLNFTVFLTRQGHVYTCGSNSHGQLGHSDTQDRPSPKKIEVLGSIGRIVQVAAGPNYILSVTEGGSVYSFGSGSNFCLGHGEQHDELLPRCIQKFRRNGIHVVHVSAGDEHAAALDSNGFVYTWGKGYCGALGHGDEIEKTRPELLSSLKNHLAVQVCAKKRKTFVLVDSGLVYGFGSMAFGSLGFPDARRLTNKILKPRIVYTLRTHHVSQISTGLYHTVVVTNRGKILGFGDNERAQLGHDTLRHCLEPTEIFIENSSSEDVDLML
- the LOC25487366 gene encoding CBS domain-containing protein CBSX5 gives rise to the protein MEVFFLSHELSDLCLGKPPLKSLSTSATVAEAIEVLRSSGGESFVSVWNCDHSEFGQCQCVGKICMVDVIVFLCKQENLLCPSKALKASISNVFNEVDGLVVHLEPSSSLLDAIDLILEGAQNLVVPISQTKKGGLSRRKLQQKSLTINSHNGVEFCWLTQEDVIRFLLGSIGRFSALPAQSIDRLNIISSDVLSIDYSSPASSAVEAISKSLTQQTSVAIVDGDGTFIGEISPFTLACCDETVAAAITTLSAGGLMAYIDCGRPPEDLVRVVKARLKEKNLEKLLQEFTLMTSLTGDMSSSSSSDEESPGRSLTRSGKYARSSSYSAKYVRKAEAIVCHPKSSLIAVMMQAIANRVNYLWVIEDDWSLVGIVTFSNILKVFKERLEVI